From Phycisphaerae bacterium:
ACTGACGTTGACGATTTTCGCTCCGGTGGTTGGAGCGGTGCTGATCGCGTTGCTGCCGCGGGAGGCGGTTCGGGCGGTCAAGGCGGTGGCGACGGCAGCGGCGTTGGTGTCGCTGGTGTTGGCGGCGCTGGTGGTGGCGATGTTTTTCGCAGCGGGTCCGACGGGCGATTACGTGCTCGAGCAGGACGTGGCGTGGATCGGCGGGGCGGCGATGCCCGGAGTCGATATACGGTATCACGTGGGGGTGGATGGGATTTCGGTGTTTTTGCTGGCGTTGGGGGCGTTGCTGTTGCCGCTGGCGGTGGTGGGGAGTTTTGGGTCGGTGGTGGAGCGGCGGAAGGAGTTTTACGTTCTGCTGCTGCTGTTGGGCGGGGCGTGCATGGGCGTGTTCTGCGCGATGGATTTGTTGCTGTTTTACATCTTTTTTGAGTTCACGCTGCTGCCGCTGTATTTTTTGATCGGGATTTGGGGATCGCAGGAGCGTCGTCGGGCGGCGACGATGTTTTTCATTTATACGATCGCGGGGAGTTTGCTGACGTTCGCGGGCGTGCTCTTTCTGGCGGTGCTTGGCCGCCAGGAGACGGGGGTGCTGAGTTTTGACATTCGGCAGCTTGCGGAGCTTGGGCGGAGCGGGGCGATCGGTTTTGCGGTTCAGGCGGCGTTGTTCTGGGCGATGTTCGCGGGGTTTGCGATCAAGGTGCCGCTGTTTCCGCTTCACACGTGGTTGCCGCTGGCGCATACGGAGGCGCCGACGGCGGGCAGCGTGATGTTGGCGGGGTTGTTGCTGAAGCTGGGGAGCTATGGGTTTTTGCGGTTCTGTCTGCCGATTTTGCCGGAGGCGAGTTTTGCGTTTGCGCCGTTTTTGGGGCTGCTGGCGGTGATTGCGATTGTGTATGGGGCGTTGGCGGCGTGGGCTCAGAGGGATTTCAAGCGGCTGGTGGCGTATACGTCGGTGAGTCACATGGGGTTTGTGATGTTGGGGATGTTCGCGTTGAAGCCGGTGGGGGTGGCGGGCAGCGTGCTGTACATGGTGAATCACGGGATCAGCACGGCGGCGTTGTTTTTTGTGGTGGGGATGATTTACGAGCGGGTTCACACGCGGAGCATGGATGAGGTGGGCGGGTTGGCGGAGCGGATGCCGGTGTTGACGGCGTTCGCGGTCTTATTCGGTCTGTCGGCGGTGGCGTTGCCGGGGCTGAACGGGTTTGTGAGCGAGTTCATGGTGTTGCTGGCGGCTTTTACGAGCGAGGCGCCTGGGCCGATGCGGTTGGGCGTCGGGCCGATTCCGCTGGCGTATGGGGTGGTGGCGGCGTTTGGGATCGTGCTGTCGGCGGTGTACATTTTGTACCTTTTGCGGCGGGTATTTTTCGGGCCGGTGCGGCTGCCGGAGCGTTATGAGGGGGCGGTGAGGGATGTGTCGGGGCGGGAGATCGGGGTGCTGGCGCCGCTGGCGGTGTTGGTGGTGTTGATCGGGTTGTGGCCCGGGCCGATGATCGATGGGATCATGCCGGCGGCGACG
This genomic window contains:
- a CDS encoding NADH-quinone oxidoreductase subunit M translates to MEFLEGWILTLTIFAPVVGAVLIALLPREAVRAVKAVATAAALVSLVLAALVVAMFFAAGPTGDYVLEQDVAWIGGAAMPGVDIRYHVGVDGISVFLLALGALLLPLAVVGSFGSVVERRKEFYVLLLLLGGACMGVFCAMDLLLFYIFFEFTLLPLYFLIGIWGSQERRRAATMFFIYTIAGSLLTFAGVLFLAVLGRQETGVLSFDIRQLAELGRSGAIGFAVQAALFWAMFAGFAIKVPLFPLHTWLPLAHTEAPTAGSVMLAGLLLKLGSYGFLRFCLPILPEASFAFAPFLGLLAVIAIVYGALAAWAQRDFKRLVAYTSVSHMGFVMLGMFALKPVGVAGSVLYMVNHGISTAALFFVVGMIYERVHTRSMDEVGGLAERMPVLTAFAVLFGLSAVALPGLNGFVSEFMVLLAAFTSEAPGPMRLGVGPIPLAYGVVAAFGIVLSAVYILYLLRRVFFGPVRLPERYEGAVRDVSGREIGVLAPLAVLVVLIGLWPGPMIDGIMPAATDVSQAVLMRQDDVPAGAMFVDDERAALTQVSDVGERSGASAEDLNSVKVFVDGRHR